In Erpetoichthys calabaricus chromosome 2, fErpCal1.3, whole genome shotgun sequence, a genomic segment contains:
- the LOC114645569 gene encoding protein ZBED8-like codes for MKSAITVSEKALEASYHVAKLIARQKRPHTIGETLIKPACMEIVRLMLGPNEVKEVNKVSLSADTVKRHIHDMSSDILGTLIRKLISAEKFALQIDESTDIKNKAQLIAIVRFVDEDFIKEHYLFCKEVPERTTGEEIFRVTDDFFKIYNIQWSNCIAICTDGAAAMTGSKKGFVSCVKQKNPIIQITHCCIHREALMVMNLPEELLNTMNECIKIINIIKSRALNSRIFGILCAEMGAEYESLLFYTEVRWLSRGKVLARLFELRYEVREFLLDQNMSELYQRLDDDYWIAKLAYMADIFEHLNELNKKNARTE; via the coding sequence aTGAAATCGGCCATTACGGTTTCTGAAAAGGCCTTAGAAGCTAGCTACCATGTTGCAAAATTAATTGCACGTCAGAAAAGACCACATACTATCGGGGAAACACTTATTAAACCAGCATGCATGGAAATTGTTCGACTTATGCTTGGGCCCAATGAAGTTAAGGAAGTGAATAAAGTTTCGTTGTCTGCCGATACTGTTAAAAGACATATTCACGACATGTCAAGCGATATTTTAGGAACACTGATTAGAAAACTGATATCGGCTGAAAAATTTGCGCTTCAAATCGACGAATCAAccgatattaaaaataaagcacaactgATAGCTATTGTACGTTTCGTTGACGAGGACTTTATTaaagaacattatttattttgtaaggaGGTTCCAGAGCGAACTACCGGTGAAGAAATTTTCCGAGTAAccgatgatttcttcaaaatatataatattcaatGGAGCAATTGCATTGCTATTTGCACGGATGGCGCTGCGGCAATGACGGGTAGTAAAAAAGGTTTTGTCtcttgtgtaaaacaaaaaaatcctatAATACAAATTACACACTGCTGCATACATCGAGAAGCATTGATGGTCATGAATTTGCCAGAGGAACTTTTGAACACGatgaatgaatgcattaaaaTCATAAACATAATTAAATCAAGAGCCCTAAATTCGCGAATCTTTGGAATACTCTGTGCAGAAATGGGAGCCGAATATGAATCCttattgttttatactgaagttcgTTGGCTATCCCGAGGCAAAGTTTTGGCTAGATTGTTTGAGCTTCGCTACGAGGTGCGTgagtttcttttagatcaaaataTGTCCGAACTATACCAGCGCCTCGATGATGATTACTGGATAGCCAAACTTGCATACATGGCTGATATATTCGAGCATCTGaatgaacttaataaaaaaaatgcaaggacgGAATGA